The following coding sequences lie in one Myxococcus xanthus genomic window:
- a CDS encoding NADP-dependent oxidoreductase: MKAVVLKSYGDVDALAVQDMPEPKVGPGEVKVRVTAAGINPVDWKIRRGDMKAMMPLQFPTILGRDVAGEVMEVGPGVSDFKPGDRVMGVVNAGYAEKVVAPVESWAKVPESMDLKDAAALPLVTLTGVQLMEEAVNPKKGDTVLVIGALGAVGRAAVFAAKARGAKVLAGVRGSQKAEAQKLGVDGVFALDVADEFSKLPMLDAVADTVGGQVVARVLEKVKPGGTLGSVLGEPPEAKGRQITVRAILSHPDSRRLTQLGQAVAKGDLVIPVSKRFPLEQVKEAQKLAEQGGVGKVLLVN, translated from the coding sequence ATGAAAGCCGTGGTGCTCAAGTCCTATGGAGACGTGGATGCGCTCGCCGTTCAAGACATGCCCGAGCCGAAGGTGGGACCGGGCGAGGTGAAGGTCCGCGTCACCGCCGCGGGCATCAACCCCGTGGACTGGAAGATTCGACGCGGGGACATGAAGGCGATGATGCCTCTGCAGTTCCCCACCATCCTCGGACGGGACGTGGCCGGCGAGGTCATGGAGGTGGGCCCGGGCGTCAGCGACTTCAAGCCGGGTGACCGCGTCATGGGCGTGGTGAACGCCGGCTACGCGGAGAAGGTCGTCGCGCCCGTGGAGTCCTGGGCGAAGGTCCCCGAGTCCATGGACCTGAAGGACGCCGCCGCGCTCCCCCTGGTCACGCTCACCGGCGTGCAACTGATGGAAGAGGCGGTGAACCCCAAGAAGGGGGACACGGTGCTCGTCATCGGCGCGCTGGGAGCGGTGGGCCGCGCCGCCGTCTTCGCGGCGAAAGCCCGGGGCGCGAAGGTGCTGGCCGGCGTGCGCGGCAGCCAGAAGGCGGAGGCGCAGAAGCTGGGCGTGGACGGCGTCTTCGCGCTCGACGTCGCGGATGAGTTCTCCAAGCTACCCATGCTGGACGCGGTGGCGGACACCGTGGGCGGCCAGGTGGTGGCCCGCGTGCTGGAGAAGGTGAAGCCCGGAGGCACCCTGGGCAGCGTCCTGGGTGAGCCTCCCGAGGCCAAGGGGCGGCAAATCACCGTGCGCGCCATCCTCTCGCACCCGGACTCGCGTCGCCTGACGCAACTGGGGCAGGCCGTCGCCAAGGGCGACCTGGTCATCCCCGTCAGCAAGCGCTTCCCGCTGGAGCAGGTGAAGGAAGCGCAGAAGCTCGCGGAGCAGGGCGGCGTGGGCAAGGTGCTGCTCGTCAACTGA
- the yedA gene encoding drug/metabolite exporter YedA, whose protein sequence is MPTWLAKIASDTSRAVLASRAAPLPVSQPAPVSLPSGDVLPGGPQRGWLVASILSLYIIWGSTYLAIRWALEGGMPPFQMSGVRFVLAGALLFAVLWLRGAPVPTARQWGASALVGLLLLGVGNGGLVFAQQSVPSGVAALVVGSLPLWTALFGGLFGQWPRRAERWGLAVGFGGIVLLNLGGDVGGGLLPTLAMLVSPMSWALGSVWSRRLPMPRGLMSTAAQMLCGGVVMLGFSLLIGERPTAMPTPKAVLAFFYLVVFGSLVGYSAYGYLLRNARPSLATSYAYVNPVLAVFLGGLLAGETMTPTAWLAMGAILGAVVLLTRGK, encoded by the coding sequence ATGCCCACATGGCTGGCGAAAATCGCCAGCGATACAAGCCGCGCCGTGCTCGCCTCGCGTGCCGCGCCGCTCCCCGTTTCACAGCCAGCCCCCGTCAGTCTGCCCTCCGGAGACGTCCTTCCCGGTGGCCCCCAGCGCGGGTGGCTCGTCGCCAGCATCCTGTCCCTTTATATTATTTGGGGCTCCACCTATCTGGCCATCCGGTGGGCGCTGGAAGGCGGCATGCCGCCGTTCCAGATGTCGGGGGTGCGCTTCGTGCTCGCCGGCGCCCTGCTCTTCGCGGTGCTGTGGCTGCGCGGGGCGCCCGTGCCCACGGCCCGTCAGTGGGGCGCCAGCGCGCTGGTGGGGCTGTTGCTGCTGGGCGTGGGCAACGGGGGGCTCGTCTTCGCGCAGCAGTCGGTGCCGTCGGGCGTGGCCGCGCTGGTGGTGGGCAGCCTTCCCTTGTGGACGGCGCTCTTCGGGGGGCTCTTCGGCCAGTGGCCCCGACGCGCGGAGCGCTGGGGACTGGCCGTCGGCTTCGGCGGCATCGTCCTGCTCAACCTGGGCGGTGACGTGGGCGGCGGCCTGCTGCCGACGCTGGCGATGCTGGTGTCGCCCATGAGCTGGGCGCTGGGCTCGGTGTGGAGTCGCCGGCTGCCCATGCCGCGGGGGCTGATGTCCACCGCGGCGCAGATGCTGTGCGGTGGCGTCGTCATGCTGGGCTTCAGCCTGCTGATTGGGGAACGCCCCACGGCCATGCCCACGCCCAAGGCCGTGCTCGCGTTCTTCTACCTCGTCGTCTTCGGCTCGCTGGTGGGCTACAGCGCCTATGGCTACCTGCTGCGCAACGCGCGCCCGTCGCTGGCCACCAGCTACGCCTACGTCAATCCGGTGCTGGCGGTGTTCCTGGGCGGCCTGCTGGCGGGCGAAACGATGACGCCCACGGCTTGGCTGGCCATGGGCGCCATCCTGGGCGCGGTCGTGTTGCTGACGCGCGGGAAGTGA